The DNA region AATCAGCTTAAAGGCATTCTGTCCGTAATAATCGTCTGCATTAATAACCGCAAAAGGACCATCAATGAGTTCCCGGCATGCAAGAATGGCATGACCGGTACCCCACGGCTTGTTTCTGCCTTCAGGCACAGTATAGCCTTCAGGAAGATCGTCAATTTCCTGATAAACATATTCTAAGTCCACATGTTCAGAGAGTCTGTCTCCTATAATCTTCTTGAAATCACTTTCTATTTCTTTTTTGATTACGCAGATGATTTTCTTAAACCCTGCTTTTCTTGCGTCATAAATTGAAAAGTCCATTATAATTTCCCCATTTTTCCCAACGGGTTCAATCTGCTTAAGACCGCCAAATCTGCTGCCCATACCGGCAGCCATTACGACTAATGCTGGTTCCTTCATAGAAATCTCCTCTGTTTATAATAATTTATTTTCAGTAATTTAATGTGAATAATATATTATTCTTCATATCCGTTAGGATTTTGAAGCTGCCAGCGCCAACTGTCCTCACACATTTTTTCTAAACCGAACTTGGCTTCCCAGTTAAGCTCCTCTTTAGCTTTTGTAGGATCAGCATAACACTCTGCTATATCTCCTGGCCTGCGTTCAACAATTTCATATGGAATCGTCCTGCCAGATACTTTTTCAAAAGCGCGTATCATTTCCAATACAGAATATCCGGTGCCTGTCCCCAGATTATATACAACTAAGCCGCTGTTTTGGCTTAATTTATTAAGGGCTGCCACATGTCCGTCCGCTAAATCCAGCACATGGATATAATCCCGAACCCCTGTACCATCCTTAGTATCATAGTCGCCTCCAAATACTTTCAGCTTCTCTAGTTTGCCCACTGCCACCTGTGTAATATACGGTACAAGATTATTTGGAATACCCTTGGGATCTTCACCGATCAAACCGCTTTCATGAGCGCCTACAGGATTGAAATATCTGAGGATTGCAATATTCATGTCCGGATCCGCATGATATACATCCTTTAATATTTGTTCGATCATAAGCTTGGTCTGTCCATAAGGATTGGTTGCAGAAAGAGGAAAAT from Defluviitalea raffinosedens includes:
- the galE gene encoding UDP-glucose 4-epimerase GalE — translated: MKILVTGGAGYIGSHTCIRLIENGFDIVIADNLYNSKMEAVRRVEKITGQKLKFYLADMCNRSQVEEIFQNEQIDGVIHFAAYKAVGESVSIPLRYYDNNLQSTIVLLETMQKYGVKNFVFSSSATVYGLPKSVPIREDFPLSATNPYGQTKLMIEQILKDVYHADPDMNIAILRYFNPVGAHESGLIGEDPKGIPNNLVPYITQVAVGKLEKLKVFGGDYDTKDGTGVRDYIHVLDLADGHVAALNKLSQNSGLVVYNLGTGTGYSVLEMIRAFEKVSGRTIPYEIVERRPGDIAECYADPTKAKEELNWEAKFGLEKMCEDSWRWQLQNPNGYEE